A stretch of Elephas maximus indicus isolate mEleMax1 chromosome 20, mEleMax1 primary haplotype, whole genome shotgun sequence DNA encodes these proteins:
- the HYAL1 gene encoding hyaluronidase-1 isoform X3, whose translation MDLVPKDPSCAMAAHLLPFCALFLTLLGMAQGSRGPVVPNKPFATIWNANTQGCLERHGVDVDVSVFDVVVNPGQTFRGPDMTIFYSSQLGTYPYYTPTGEPIFGGLPQNASLDTHLAQTHQDILAAVPAPDFSGLAVIDWEAWRPRWAFNWDAKDIYRKRSRELVQAQHPDWPSSWVEATAQDQFQRAAQAWMAGTLQLGWALRPRGLWGFYGFPDCYNHDFLSPNYTGQCPLGIRAQNDQLGWLWGRSRALYPSIYLPVALEGTRKAQMYVRHRVGEAFRVAMSAGDTDLPVLPYAQIVYNMTNRFLPLDELEHSLGESAAQGAAGVVLWVSWENTRTKESCQAIKEYVDATLGPFILNVTSGALLCSQALCSDHGRCVRRPSYPEALLILNPTSFSIQVTPGGGPLTLRGALSLEDRAQMAVEFKCHCYRGWRGVWCEQQGMW comes from the exons ATGGACCTG GTTCCAAAAGACCCATCCTGTGCCATGGCAGCCCACCTGCTGCCCTTTTGTGCTCTCTTCCTGACCTTGCTGGGCATGGCCCAAGGCTCCAGGGGACCTGTGGTACCCAACAAGCCCTTCGCCACCATCTGGAATGCAAACACCCAGGGGTGCCTGGAGAGACACGGTGTGGATGTGGACGTCAGTGTCTTTGATGTAGTGGTCAACCCAGGGCAGACCTTTCGCGGCCCTGACATGACCATTTTCTACAGCTCCCAGCTGGGCACATACCCCTACTACACACCCACGGGGGAGCCTATCTTTGGCGGCCTGCCCCAGAATGCCAGCCTGGACACGCACCTGGCCCAAACACACCAGGACATCCTGGCTGCCGTGCCTGCACCTGACTTCTCAGGGCTGGCAGTTATTGACTGGGAGGCATGGCGCCCGCGCTGGGCCTTTAACTGGGATGCCAAAGACATTTACCGGAAGCGCTCACGGGAGCTGGTACAGGCGCAGCACCCTGACTGGCCATCTTCTTGGGTGGAGGCAACGGCCCAGGACCAGTTCCAGAGGGCCGCGCAGGCCTGGATGGCAGGCACCCTCCAGCTGGGGTGGGCACTGCGGCCTCGTGGCCTTTGGGGCTTCTATGGCTTCCCTGACTGCTACAACCATGACTTTCTAAGCCCCAACTACACAGGCCAGTGTCCACTGGGCATACGTGCCCAGAATGACCAGCTGGGATGGCTATGGGGCCGGAGCCGTGCTCTCTACCCCAGCATCTACCTGCCCGTAGCACTGGAGGGCACAAGGAAGGCACAGATGTATGTGCGGCACCGTGTGGGTGAGGCTTTCCGTGTGGCCATGAGTGCTGGAGACACTGACCTGCCAGTGCTGCCCTATGCCCAGATCGTCTACAACATGACAAACCgcttcctgcccctg GATGAGCTGGAGCACAGCCTGGGAGAGAGTGCAGCCCAGGGAGCAGCAGGAGTGGTGTTGTGGGTGAGCTGGGAGAACACACGAACCAAG GAATCATGCCAGGCCATCAAGGAGTACGTGGATGCCACGCTGGGGCCCTTCATCCTGAATGTGACCAGCGGGGCTCTGCTTTGCAGTCAGGCCCTGTGCTCGGACCATGGCCGCTGTGTCCGCCGCCCCAGCTACCCTGAGGCCCTCCTCATCCTCAACCCCACCAGTTTCTCTATCCAGGTCACACCCGGTGGTGGGCCTCTGACCCTTCGAGGTGCCCTGTCACTCGAGGATAGGGCTCAGATGGCTGTGGAGTTCAAATGTCACTGTTACCGTGGCTGGCGGGGAGTGTGGTGTGAGCAGCAGGGCATGTGGTGA
- the HYAL1 gene encoding hyaluronidase-1 isoform X2, with protein MVWSRSRALEEQPGQVEVPKDPSCAMAAHLLPFCALFLTLLGMAQGSRGPVVPNKPFATIWNANTQGCLERHGVDVDVSVFDVVVNPGQTFRGPDMTIFYSSQLGTYPYYTPTGEPIFGGLPQNASLDTHLAQTHQDILAAVPAPDFSGLAVIDWEAWRPRWAFNWDAKDIYRKRSRELVQAQHPDWPSSWVEATAQDQFQRAAQAWMAGTLQLGWALRPRGLWGFYGFPDCYNHDFLSPNYTGQCPLGIRAQNDQLGWLWGRSRALYPSIYLPVALEGTRKAQMYVRHRVGEAFRVAMSAGDTDLPVLPYAQIVYNMTNRFLPLDELEHSLGESAAQGAAGVVLWVSWENTRTKESCQAIKEYVDATLGPFILNVTSGALLCSQALCSDHGRCVRRPSYPEALLILNPTSFSIQVTPGGGPLTLRGALSLEDRAQMAVEFKCHCYRGWRGVWCEQQGMW; from the exons ATGGTGTGGTCCAGAAGCAGAGCCTTGGAGGAGCAACCAGGCCAGGTGGAG GTTCCAAAAGACCCATCCTGTGCCATGGCAGCCCACCTGCTGCCCTTTTGTGCTCTCTTCCTGACCTTGCTGGGCATGGCCCAAGGCTCCAGGGGACCTGTGGTACCCAACAAGCCCTTCGCCACCATCTGGAATGCAAACACCCAGGGGTGCCTGGAGAGACACGGTGTGGATGTGGACGTCAGTGTCTTTGATGTAGTGGTCAACCCAGGGCAGACCTTTCGCGGCCCTGACATGACCATTTTCTACAGCTCCCAGCTGGGCACATACCCCTACTACACACCCACGGGGGAGCCTATCTTTGGCGGCCTGCCCCAGAATGCCAGCCTGGACACGCACCTGGCCCAAACACACCAGGACATCCTGGCTGCCGTGCCTGCACCTGACTTCTCAGGGCTGGCAGTTATTGACTGGGAGGCATGGCGCCCGCGCTGGGCCTTTAACTGGGATGCCAAAGACATTTACCGGAAGCGCTCACGGGAGCTGGTACAGGCGCAGCACCCTGACTGGCCATCTTCTTGGGTGGAGGCAACGGCCCAGGACCAGTTCCAGAGGGCCGCGCAGGCCTGGATGGCAGGCACCCTCCAGCTGGGGTGGGCACTGCGGCCTCGTGGCCTTTGGGGCTTCTATGGCTTCCCTGACTGCTACAACCATGACTTTCTAAGCCCCAACTACACAGGCCAGTGTCCACTGGGCATACGTGCCCAGAATGACCAGCTGGGATGGCTATGGGGCCGGAGCCGTGCTCTCTACCCCAGCATCTACCTGCCCGTAGCACTGGAGGGCACAAGGAAGGCACAGATGTATGTGCGGCACCGTGTGGGTGAGGCTTTCCGTGTGGCCATGAGTGCTGGAGACACTGACCTGCCAGTGCTGCCCTATGCCCAGATCGTCTACAACATGACAAACCgcttcctgcccctg GATGAGCTGGAGCACAGCCTGGGAGAGAGTGCAGCCCAGGGAGCAGCAGGAGTGGTGTTGTGGGTGAGCTGGGAGAACACACGAACCAAG GAATCATGCCAGGCCATCAAGGAGTACGTGGATGCCACGCTGGGGCCCTTCATCCTGAATGTGACCAGCGGGGCTCTGCTTTGCAGTCAGGCCCTGTGCTCGGACCATGGCCGCTGTGTCCGCCGCCCCAGCTACCCTGAGGCCCTCCTCATCCTCAACCCCACCAGTTTCTCTATCCAGGTCACACCCGGTGGTGGGCCTCTGACCCTTCGAGGTGCCCTGTCACTCGAGGATAGGGCTCAGATGGCTGTGGAGTTCAAATGTCACTGTTACCGTGGCTGGCGGGGAGTGTGGTGTGAGCAGCAGGGCATGTGGTGA
- the HYAL1 gene encoding hyaluronidase-1 isoform X4, translating into MAAHLLPFCALFLTLLGMAQGSRGPVVPNKPFATIWNANTQGCLERHGVDVDVSVFDVVVNPGQTFRGPDMTIFYSSQLGTYPYYTPTGEPIFGGLPQNASLDTHLAQTHQDILAAVPAPDFSGLAVIDWEAWRPRWAFNWDAKDIYRKRSRELVQAQHPDWPSSWVEATAQDQFQRAAQAWMAGTLQLGWALRPRGLWGFYGFPDCYNHDFLSPNYTGQCPLGIRAQNDQLGWLWGRSRALYPSIYLPVALEGTRKAQMYVRHRVGEAFRVAMSAGDTDLPVLPYAQIVYNMTNRFLPLDELEHSLGESAAQGAAGVVLWVSWENTRTKESCQAIKEYVDATLGPFILNVTSGALLCSQALCSDHGRCVRRPSYPEALLILNPTSFSIQVTPGGGPLTLRGALSLEDRAQMAVEFKCHCYRGWRGVWCEQQGMW; encoded by the exons ATGGCAGCCCACCTGCTGCCCTTTTGTGCTCTCTTCCTGACCTTGCTGGGCATGGCCCAAGGCTCCAGGGGACCTGTGGTACCCAACAAGCCCTTCGCCACCATCTGGAATGCAAACACCCAGGGGTGCCTGGAGAGACACGGTGTGGATGTGGACGTCAGTGTCTTTGATGTAGTGGTCAACCCAGGGCAGACCTTTCGCGGCCCTGACATGACCATTTTCTACAGCTCCCAGCTGGGCACATACCCCTACTACACACCCACGGGGGAGCCTATCTTTGGCGGCCTGCCCCAGAATGCCAGCCTGGACACGCACCTGGCCCAAACACACCAGGACATCCTGGCTGCCGTGCCTGCACCTGACTTCTCAGGGCTGGCAGTTATTGACTGGGAGGCATGGCGCCCGCGCTGGGCCTTTAACTGGGATGCCAAAGACATTTACCGGAAGCGCTCACGGGAGCTGGTACAGGCGCAGCACCCTGACTGGCCATCTTCTTGGGTGGAGGCAACGGCCCAGGACCAGTTCCAGAGGGCCGCGCAGGCCTGGATGGCAGGCACCCTCCAGCTGGGGTGGGCACTGCGGCCTCGTGGCCTTTGGGGCTTCTATGGCTTCCCTGACTGCTACAACCATGACTTTCTAAGCCCCAACTACACAGGCCAGTGTCCACTGGGCATACGTGCCCAGAATGACCAGCTGGGATGGCTATGGGGCCGGAGCCGTGCTCTCTACCCCAGCATCTACCTGCCCGTAGCACTGGAGGGCACAAGGAAGGCACAGATGTATGTGCGGCACCGTGTGGGTGAGGCTTTCCGTGTGGCCATGAGTGCTGGAGACACTGACCTGCCAGTGCTGCCCTATGCCCAGATCGTCTACAACATGACAAACCgcttcctgcccctg GATGAGCTGGAGCACAGCCTGGGAGAGAGTGCAGCCCAGGGAGCAGCAGGAGTGGTGTTGTGGGTGAGCTGGGAGAACACACGAACCAAG GAATCATGCCAGGCCATCAAGGAGTACGTGGATGCCACGCTGGGGCCCTTCATCCTGAATGTGACCAGCGGGGCTCTGCTTTGCAGTCAGGCCCTGTGCTCGGACCATGGCCGCTGTGTCCGCCGCCCCAGCTACCCTGAGGCCCTCCTCATCCTCAACCCCACCAGTTTCTCTATCCAGGTCACACCCGGTGGTGGGCCTCTGACCCTTCGAGGTGCCCTGTCACTCGAGGATAGGGCTCAGATGGCTGTGGAGTTCAAATGTCACTGTTACCGTGGCTGGCGGGGAGTGTGGTGTGAGCAGCAGGGCATGTGGTGA
- the HYAL1 gene encoding hyaluronidase-1 isoform X1, translating into MPPPWGSGSLEMKPFSPEVPKDPSCAMAAHLLPFCALFLTLLGMAQGSRGPVVPNKPFATIWNANTQGCLERHGVDVDVSVFDVVVNPGQTFRGPDMTIFYSSQLGTYPYYTPTGEPIFGGLPQNASLDTHLAQTHQDILAAVPAPDFSGLAVIDWEAWRPRWAFNWDAKDIYRKRSRELVQAQHPDWPSSWVEATAQDQFQRAAQAWMAGTLQLGWALRPRGLWGFYGFPDCYNHDFLSPNYTGQCPLGIRAQNDQLGWLWGRSRALYPSIYLPVALEGTRKAQMYVRHRVGEAFRVAMSAGDTDLPVLPYAQIVYNMTNRFLPLDELEHSLGESAAQGAAGVVLWVSWENTRTKESCQAIKEYVDATLGPFILNVTSGALLCSQALCSDHGRCVRRPSYPEALLILNPTSFSIQVTPGGGPLTLRGALSLEDRAQMAVEFKCHCYRGWRGVWCEQQGMW; encoded by the exons ATGCCCCCACCCTGGGGCTCAGGAAGCTTAGAGATGAAGCCTTTCAGCCCTGAG GTTCCAAAAGACCCATCCTGTGCCATGGCAGCCCACCTGCTGCCCTTTTGTGCTCTCTTCCTGACCTTGCTGGGCATGGCCCAAGGCTCCAGGGGACCTGTGGTACCCAACAAGCCCTTCGCCACCATCTGGAATGCAAACACCCAGGGGTGCCTGGAGAGACACGGTGTGGATGTGGACGTCAGTGTCTTTGATGTAGTGGTCAACCCAGGGCAGACCTTTCGCGGCCCTGACATGACCATTTTCTACAGCTCCCAGCTGGGCACATACCCCTACTACACACCCACGGGGGAGCCTATCTTTGGCGGCCTGCCCCAGAATGCCAGCCTGGACACGCACCTGGCCCAAACACACCAGGACATCCTGGCTGCCGTGCCTGCACCTGACTTCTCAGGGCTGGCAGTTATTGACTGGGAGGCATGGCGCCCGCGCTGGGCCTTTAACTGGGATGCCAAAGACATTTACCGGAAGCGCTCACGGGAGCTGGTACAGGCGCAGCACCCTGACTGGCCATCTTCTTGGGTGGAGGCAACGGCCCAGGACCAGTTCCAGAGGGCCGCGCAGGCCTGGATGGCAGGCACCCTCCAGCTGGGGTGGGCACTGCGGCCTCGTGGCCTTTGGGGCTTCTATGGCTTCCCTGACTGCTACAACCATGACTTTCTAAGCCCCAACTACACAGGCCAGTGTCCACTGGGCATACGTGCCCAGAATGACCAGCTGGGATGGCTATGGGGCCGGAGCCGTGCTCTCTACCCCAGCATCTACCTGCCCGTAGCACTGGAGGGCACAAGGAAGGCACAGATGTATGTGCGGCACCGTGTGGGTGAGGCTTTCCGTGTGGCCATGAGTGCTGGAGACACTGACCTGCCAGTGCTGCCCTATGCCCAGATCGTCTACAACATGACAAACCgcttcctgcccctg GATGAGCTGGAGCACAGCCTGGGAGAGAGTGCAGCCCAGGGAGCAGCAGGAGTGGTGTTGTGGGTGAGCTGGGAGAACACACGAACCAAG GAATCATGCCAGGCCATCAAGGAGTACGTGGATGCCACGCTGGGGCCCTTCATCCTGAATGTGACCAGCGGGGCTCTGCTTTGCAGTCAGGCCCTGTGCTCGGACCATGGCCGCTGTGTCCGCCGCCCCAGCTACCCTGAGGCCCTCCTCATCCTCAACCCCACCAGTTTCTCTATCCAGGTCACACCCGGTGGTGGGCCTCTGACCCTTCGAGGTGCCCTGTCACTCGAGGATAGGGCTCAGATGGCTGTGGAGTTCAAATGTCACTGTTACCGTGGCTGGCGGGGAGTGTGGTGTGAGCAGCAGGGCATGTGGTGA
- the HYAL2 gene encoding hyaluronidase-2, giving the protein MQAGPSPSVTLALMLAVAWATELKPTAPPIFTGRPFVVAWDVPTQDCGPRHKVPLDLKVFDVQASPNEGWVNQNITIFYYDRLGLYPRFDSEGRSVHGGLPQNGSLPAHLKTLKAHVVHYIRTQEPAGLAIIDWEDWRPVWVRNWQDKDVYRQLSRQVVANRHPDWPQDCVSKQAQYEFEYAARQFMLETLRWVKAVRPRHLWGFYLFPDCYNHDYVQNWATYTGRCPDVEVARNDQLAWLWAESTALFPSVYLDEILASSAHGRKFVSFRVQEALRVAHTHHANHALPVYVFTRPTYSRGLTGLSEMDLISTIGESAALGAAGVILWGDAGYTTSTNTCRYLKNYLTQLLVPYVVNVSWAAQYCSSAQCHGHGRCVRRDPSANAFLHLSTSSFRLVPGHGPGEPQLRPEGELSRADLDHLQTHFRCQCYLGWGGEQCQWDHGKAAGGASQAWAGPHLPSLLALTALPLTWTL; this is encoded by the exons ATGCAGGCAGGCCCGAGCCCCTCCGTCACACTGGCCCTGATGCTGGCGGTGGCATGGGCCACAGAGCTCAAGCCGACAGCGCCTCCCATCTTCACAGGCCGGCCCTTCGTGGTAGCATGGGATGTGCCCACACAGGACTGCGGCCCACGCCACAAGGTGCCACTGGACCTGAAGGTGTTCGATGTGCAGGCCTCACCTAATGAGGGTTGGGTGAACCAGAACATTACCATCTTCTACTACGATCGGCTGGGCCTATATCCGCGCTTTGATTCAGAGGGGCGGTCTGTTCATGGTGGCCTGCCACAAAATGGCAGCCTCCCAGCACACCTGAAGACACTGAAGGCACATGTGGTTCACTACATTCGCACACAGGAGCCTGCTGGGCTGGCAATCATTGACTGGGAGGACTGGCGGCCTGTGTGGGTACGCAACTGGCAGGACAAGGATGTGTACCGCCAGTTGTCACGCCAGGTGGTGGCCAACCGCCACCCCGACTGGCCACAGGACTGCGTGAGCAAGCAGGCACAATACGAGTTTGAGTATGCTGCACGGCAGTTCATGCTGGAGACACTGCGGTGGGTCAAAGCAGTGCGTCCCCGGCACCTCTGGGGCTTCTACCTCTTCCCTGACTGCTACAACCATGATTATGTGCAGAACTGGGCCACCTACACGGGTCGCTGCCCTGATGTTGAGGTTGCCCGCAATGACCAGCTGGCCTGGCTGTGGGCTGAGAGCACGGCCCTCTTTCCCTCTGTCTACCTAGATGAAATACTTGCCTCCTCTGCCCATGGCCGCAAGTTTGTCAGCTTTCGTGTACAAGAGGCTCTTCGCGTGGCTCACACCCACCATGCCAACCATGCACTCCCTGTCTATGTCTTCACGCGGCCCACCTATAGCCGTGGGCTCACAGGGCTCAGTGAG ATGGACCTCATCTCCACCATTGGCGAAAGCGCGGCCCTGGGTGCAGCCGGCGTCATCCTCTGGGGTGACGCAGGGTATACCACGAGCACG AATACCTGCCGGTACCTCAAGAATTACCTGACGCAGCTGCTGGTCCCTTATGTGGTCAACGTGTCCTGGGCTGCCCAGTATTGCAGCTCGGCCCAGTGTCATGGCCATGGACGTTGTGTGCGCCGTGACCCCAGTGCCAATGCCTTCCTGCACCTCAGCACCAGCAGCTTCCGCCTAGTGCCTGGCCATGGACCTGGTGAGCCCCAGCTACGACCCGAGGGGGAGCTCAGCAGGGCCGACCTTGACCACTTGCAGACACACTTTCGCTGCCAGTGCTACTTGGGTTGGGGTGGTGAGCAATGCCAGTGGGACCATGGGAAGGCAGCTGGGGGTGCCAGCCAGGCCTGGGCTGGGCCCCACCTCCCCAGCCTGCTGGCTCTGACAGCCCTGCCCCTCACCTGGACCTTGTAG
- the TUSC2 gene encoding tumor suppressor candidate 2, with amino-acid sequence MGASGSKTRGLWPFASAAGGSGSEAPGAVGADQALVRPRGRAVPPFVFTRRGSMFYDEDGDLAHEFYEETIVTKNGQKRAKLRRVHKNLIPQGIVKLDTPRIHVDFPVILYEM; translated from the exons ATGGGCGCCAGCGGCTCCAAAACTCGGGGGCTGTGGCCCTTCGCCTCAGCGGCGGGGGGCAGTGGCTCGGAGGCGCCCGGCGCGGTGGGTGCTGATCAAGCTTTGGTGCGGCCGCGAGGCCGAGCTGTGCCCCCCTTCGTTTTCACGCGTCGTGG CTCCATGTTCTATGATGAAGATGGGGATCTGGCTCACGAGTTCTATGAAGAGACAATCGTCACCAAGAATGGGCAGAAGCGGGCGAAGCTGAGGCGGGTGCATAAGAACCTTATTCCTCAG GGCATCGTGAAGCTGGATACCCCCCGCATCCATGTGGATTTCCCTGTGATCCTCTATGAAATGTGA
- the RASSF1 gene encoding ras association domain-containing protein 1 isoform X4, protein MSLNKDGSYTGFIKVQLKLVRPVSVPASKKPPSLQDARRSPVRGTAVRRRTSFYLPKDAVKHLHVLSRTRAREVIEALLRKFLVVDDPRKFALFERAERHGQVYLRKLSDDEQPLRLRLLAGPSEKALSFVLKENDSGEVNWDAFSMPELHNFLRILQREEEEHLRQILQKYSCCRQKIQEALHACPLG, encoded by the exons ATGAGCTTG AACAAGGACGGTTCCTACACAGGCTTCATCAAGGTTCAGCTGAAGCTGGTGCGCCCTGTCTCAGTGCCTGCCAGCAAAAAGCCACCCTCCCTGCAGGATGCCCGACGTAGCCCAGTGCGGGGCACTGCTGTGAGGCGCCGCACCTCCTTCTACCTGCCTAAGGATGCTGTCAAACACCTGCACGTGCTGTCACGCACACGAGCACGTGAGGTCATTGAGGCCCTGCTGCGCAAGTTCTTGGTAGTGGATGACCCCCGCAAGTTTGCACTTTTTGAGCGGGCAGAGCGCCACGGccaag TGTACCTGCGGAAGCTGTCGGATGATGAACAGCCCCTGCGGCTGCGGCTCCTTGCAGGACCCAGTGAGAAGGCCCTGAGCTTTGTCCTAAAGGAGAACGACTCTGGGGAGGTGAAT TGGGATGCCTTCAGCATGCCGGAACTACACAACTTTCTGCGCATCCTGCAGCGAGAGGAGGAGGAGCACCTTCGCCAGATCCTGCAGAAGTACTCCTGTTGCCGCCAGAAGATCCAGGAGGCTCTGCATGCCTGCCCTCTGGGGTGA
- the RASSF1 gene encoding ras association domain-containing protein 1 isoform X1, translating into MRVLPDTSPTGSGRARQRRPELCCLGNEVIPGSEACVALPLDVPPPMRQELDPGCLRFSLNGCRADAVGLGARAHERTRPGRWLAAAGVRYRGTGRAGAAMGEADAGTPSFEMTWSSTTSSGYCSQEDSDSELEQYFTARTSLARRPRRDQDEPVEWETPDLSQAEIEQKIKEYNSQINSNLFMSLNKDGSYTGFIKVQLKLVRPVSVPASKKPPSLQDARRSPVRGTAVRRRTSFYLPKDAVKHLHVLSRTRAREVIEALLRKFLVVDDPRKFALFERAERHGQVYLRKLSDDEQPLRLRLLAGPSEKALSFVLKENDSGEVNWDAFSMPELHNFLRILQREEEEHLRQILQKYSCCRQKIQEALHACPLG; encoded by the exons ATGCGCGTACTTCCCGACACGTCCCCTACGGGAAGTGGGCGTGCCAGACAGAGAAGACCTGAGCTGTGCTGTCTGGGCAATGAGGTCATTCCTGGAAGTGAGGCGTGTGTGGCCCTGCCCCTTGATGTtcctcccccaatgagacaagaGCTGGATCCCGGCTGTCTACGTTTCAGTCTTAACGGTTGCCGCGCGGACGCTGTTGGTCTTGGCGCACGCGCACACGAGCGCACGCGCCCGGGGCGGTGGTTGGCGGCTGCGGGCGTACGCTACCGGGGGACCGGGCGGGCTGGCGCGGCGATGGGCGAGGCGGACGCGGGGACGCCTTCTTTCGAGATGACTTGGAGCAGCACGACAAGCAGCGGTTACTGCAGCCAGGAGGACTCAGACTCGGAGCTCGAGCAGTACTTCACGGCGCGCACCTCGCTGGCTCGCAGGCCGCGACGGGATCAG GATGAGCCCGTGGAGTGGGAGACACCTGACCTTTCTCAGGCTGAGATTGAGCAGAAGATCAAGGAGTACAACAGCCAGATCAATAGCAACCTCTTTATGAGCTTG AACAAGGACGGTTCCTACACAGGCTTCATCAAGGTTCAGCTGAAGCTGGTGCGCCCTGTCTCAGTGCCTGCCAGCAAAAAGCCACCCTCCCTGCAGGATGCCCGACGTAGCCCAGTGCGGGGCACTGCTGTGAGGCGCCGCACCTCCTTCTACCTGCCTAAGGATGCTGTCAAACACCTGCACGTGCTGTCACGCACACGAGCACGTGAGGTCATTGAGGCCCTGCTGCGCAAGTTCTTGGTAGTGGATGACCCCCGCAAGTTTGCACTTTTTGAGCGGGCAGAGCGCCACGGccaag TGTACCTGCGGAAGCTGTCGGATGATGAACAGCCCCTGCGGCTGCGGCTCCTTGCAGGACCCAGTGAGAAGGCCCTGAGCTTTGTCCTAAAGGAGAACGACTCTGGGGAGGTGAAT TGGGATGCCTTCAGCATGCCGGAACTACACAACTTTCTGCGCATCCTGCAGCGAGAGGAGGAGGAGCACCTTCGCCAGATCCTGCAGAAGTACTCCTGTTGCCGCCAGAAGATCCAGGAGGCTCTGCATGCCTGCCCTCTGGGGTGA